A section of the Acropora muricata isolate sample 2 chromosome 4, ASM3666990v1, whole genome shotgun sequence genome encodes:
- the LOC136914154 gene encoding dehydrogenase/reductase SDR family member 7-like, with protein sequence MNHKLLILAVVIPLLCFLLAKYQDGDFNLMFYEIFGQDATVALKGKVVWITGASSGIGEYLAYELSKCGCKLVLSARRKEQLERVKENCAAISRALDPSFQKDQDILVLPLDLLQLNTHENLAKDVIKHFGKVDVLVNNGARGQLAWIKETPLEVDRALLELNVVGTISITKAVLPYMLQQQGGDIVVVSSGNGKFGSPSAATYVASKFALQGYFESARVELGEHNISVQTVCPGPVESNIFDYAFTKDVNKALKDEPSLSGLLKKNVLKKMTTERCAKLMVVGMANNLDETWISEHPVLIIYYMNQYFPNLTRWIAKKYSLAMVKAVLEQ encoded by the exons ATGAATCACAAGCTATTGATTCTGGCAGTAGTGATCCCTCTATTGTGTTTCTTACTCGCAAAATACCAGGATGGTGATTTCAATCTGATGTTTTACGAAATCTTTGGTCAAGATGCAACTGTTGCATTGAAGGGTAAAGTGGTTTGGATAACGGGTGCTTCTAGTGGAATAGGAGAATATTTAGCTTACGAATTGTCGAAATGTGGCTGCAAATTGGTACTTTCAGCAAGGAGGAAAGAGCAATTGGAGAGAGTAAAGGAGAACTGTGCCG CTATTTCTAGAGCTCTTGACCCGTCATTTCAAAAAGACCAAGATATCCTTGTACTTCCCCTTGACTTGTTACAGTTGAACACACACGAAAACCTTGCTAAAGATGTTATCAAACATTTTGGAAAG GTTGATGTTTTGGTCAATAATGGTGCTCGTGGACAACTGGCCTGGATAAAGGAAACACCTCTGGAAGTAGACAGAGCTCTTTTAGAACTGAATGTTGTTGGAACAATATCCATAACAAAAGCTGTTCTTCCATACATGCTACAGCAACAAGGAGGAGACATTGTTGTTGTCAGCAGTGGGAATggaaaatttg GAAGCCCTAGTGCAGCCACGTATGTAGCCAGCAAATTTGCATTACAG GGCTACTTTGAGTCTGCTCGGGTAGAACTGGGAGAGCACAACATTAGTGTGCAGACCGTGTGCCCTGGACCTGTTGAATCAAATATATTTGATTATGCTTTCACCAAAGATGTTAACAag GCTTTAAAAGATGAGCCCTCTCTCTCAGGTCTCTTAAAAAAGAATGTTTTGAAAAAGATGACCACTGAACGTTGTGCGAAGTTGATGGTAGTGGGCATGGCAAATAACTTGGATGAAACATGGATTTCAGAACACCCAGTTCTTATAATTTACTATATGAACCAATACTTCCCAAATCTGACAAGATG GATTGCCAAGAAATACTCATTGGCCATGGTCAAAGCTGTATTGGAGCAATGA